One segment of Natronosalvus halobius DNA contains the following:
- a CDS encoding DUF7518 family protein: protein MPKNRVERLEATVKELESTVEGLTEELVESKERIRVLEAELDTEIPTRVPERRQSADAEVEGDETPEAAQNDVAEAAAEADGAEEDGEEAIEGEPEDSGTDDIIVA from the coding sequence ATGCCGAAAAATCGCGTCGAGCGACTCGAGGCGACCGTGAAGGAACTCGAGTCCACCGTGGAGGGACTGACCGAAGAACTCGTCGAGTCGAAAGAACGCATCCGTGTACTCGAGGCCGAGTTGGATACCGAAATCCCGACGCGCGTCCCGGAGCGACGCCAGTCGGCCGATGCCGAGGTCGAGGGCGACGAGACGCCGGAGGCCGCCCAGAACGACGTCGCCGAGGCGGCCGCGGAAGCCGACGGTGCCGAGGAAGACGGAGAGGAAGCGATCGAGGGCGAACCAGAAGACTCAGGTACCGACGACATTATTGTCGCATAA